The proteins below come from a single Oncorhynchus gorbuscha isolate QuinsamMale2020 ecotype Even-year linkage group LG12, OgorEven_v1.0, whole genome shotgun sequence genomic window:
- the angel2 gene encoding protein angel homolog 2 isoform X2 has product MSRHQNLNHVYPNARQNQPMFSRHLTAFGSHWLPPTQAPLGGWRNVHFPSYPCRPGVPPPPQLSHPTRHLSGAFQPQDTHNNNWARLQSKQHLPPGFPFHGFPHRHFHLGLMECSDKEPPYKRRRSSEERAPGDRSKGSPKREYTPRQARSATTSPNCWFKDGKPPPPGTSPPRQALELKRQWEDFSHCYKSRPQSGGGRRDPPFEFSVMSYNILSQDLLHDNNYLYKHCSSSILNWNHRLSNILKELKEHNADIMCLQEVQEDHYEKQIKPSLEALGYQCEYKRRTGRKPDGCAVVYKKDRFSLLSSHPVEYFRRGIPLLDRDNVGLVLLLRPTGSSRPEDCVCVANTHLLYNPRRGDIKLAQLAMLLAEISTVSRLSDGSSCPIILCGDFNSVPWSPLYTFVRESRLEYDGIPIGKVSGQEENPRGQRILSVPIWPLSLGVTQQCQYATAPTDVDRGITNLSVQDFAAPPMAAMNRPSIEHSLRLTSAYSHYLTGDSRPEITTCHSRTAITVDYIFYSAGTGDISTQPGPLPRQGLQLLARLALVGQTDLEAVNGLPNEHNSSDHLPILACFRLCP; this is encoded by the exons ATGTCTCGACATCAAAACCTAAACCATGTCTATCCAAACGCCCGACAAAA TCAACCCATGTTTTCTCGACACCTGACCGCGTTTGGCTCTCACTGGTTACCTCCAACTCAGGCCCCATTGGGCGGCTGGAGGAACGTACATTTCCCCAGTTATCCATGTCGGCCGGGTGTGCCCCCTCCACCTCAACTCTCCCATCCCACCAGGCACCTCTCAGGGGCCTTCCAACCTCAAGATACCCATAACAACAACTGGGCAAGACTACAGTCAAAACAACACCTCCCACCAGGGTTCCCTTTTCACGGTTTTCCTCATCGACACTTCCACCTTGGACTGATGGAGTGCTCAGACAAGGAGCCTCCATACAAGCGGAGGAGGAGTTCAGAGGAGAGGGCACCAGGGGATAGATCCAAGGGCTCCCCCAAACGAGAGTACACACCAAGACAGGCTCGCAGTGCCACAACCAGCCCCAACTGCTGGTTCAAAGACGGGAAACCACCGCCTCCTGGGACAAGTCCGCCAAGACAGGCATTGG AGCTGAAAAGACAATGGGAGGACTTTTCACACTGCTATAAGTCCAGACCCCAGTCTGGTGGTGGGAGGCGAGATCCACCCTTTGAGTTCTCTGTGATGTCGTATAACATCCTCTCCCAGGACCTACTACATGACAATAACTACCTGTACAAACACTGTAGCTCCTCCATCCTCAACTGGAATCACAGGCTCTCCAACATCCTGAAAGAGCTGAAAGAGCACAACGCAGAT ATAATGTGTCTGCAGGAGGTTCAAGAGGACCACTATGAAAAACAgatcaaaccctctctagaagcATTAG GTTACCAGTGTGAGTacaagaggaggacaggcaggaAGCCTGACGGCTGTGCCGTGGTCTATAAGAAGGACCGCTTCTCCCTGCTGTCCAGTCACCCAGTGGAGTACTTCCGCCGGGGCATCCCCCTGCTAGACCGGGATAACGTGGGCCTGGTGCTGTTACTGCGCCCCACGGGATCCTCCAGGCCGGAGGACTGCGTTTGTGTGGCCAATACACACCTCCTGTACAACCCCCGGCGCGGGGACATTAAGCTGGCCCAGTTGGCCATGCTGCTGGCAGAGATCAGTACAGTGTCCCGCCTCTCTGACGGCAGCTCCTGTCCCATCATCCTCTGTGGGGACTTTAACTCTGTGCCCTGGTCTCCCCTGTACACCTTTGTTAGGGAGAGCAGGCTGGAGTACGACGGTATTCCCATAGGCAAG GTGTCAGGGCAGGAGGAGAATCCCAGAGGCCAGCGGATCCTGTCCGTGCCCATTTGGCCCCTTAGCCTGGGCGTCACCCAGCAGTGCCAGTATGCGACTGCCCCTACAG ATGTTGACAGGGGAATCACCAACCTGTCTGTGCAGGACTTTGCAGCACCACCTATGGCAGCTATGAACAG ACCCAGTATAGAGCACAGTCTGAGGCTGACGTCAGCTTACTCCCACTACCTGACAGGGGACAGCAGGCCTGAGATCACCACCTGTCACTCCAGGACAGCCATCACTGTGGACTACATCTTTTACTCTGCAGGAACTGGGGACATTTCCACTCAGCCAG GTCCATTGCCAAGACAAGGGCTGCAGCTGCTGGCCAGACTGGCCCTGGTGGGACAGACAGACCTGGAGGCCGTCAACGGGCTGCCCAATGAGCACAACTCCTCCGACCACCTGCCCATACTGGCCTGCTTCCGCCTCTGCCCCTGA
- the angel2 gene encoding protein angel homolog 2 isoform X3 codes for MFSRHLTAFGSHWLPPTQAPLGGWRNVHFPSYPCRPGVPPPPQLSHPTRHLSGAFQPQDTHNNNWARLQSKQHLPPGFPFHGFPHRHFHLGLMECSDKEPPYKRRRSSEERAPGDRSKGSPKREYTPRQARSATTSPNCWFKDGKPPPPGTSPPRQALELKRQWEDFSHCYKSRPQSGGGRRDPPFEFSVMSYNILSQDLLHDNNYLYKHCSSSILNWNHRLSNILKELKEHNADIMCLQEVQEDHYEKQIKPSLEALGYQCEYKRRTGRKPDGCAVVYKKDRFSLLSSHPVEYFRRGIPLLDRDNVGLVLLLRPTGSSRPEDCVCVANTHLLYNPRRGDIKLAQLAMLLAEISTVSRLSDGSSCPIILCGDFNSVPWSPLYTFVRESRLEYDGIPIGKVSGQEENPRGQRILSVPIWPLSLGVTQQCQYATAPTDVDRGITNLSVQDFAAPPMAAMNRPSIEHSLRLTSAYSHYLTGDSRPEITTCHSRTAITVDYIFYSAGTGDISTQPEGPLPRQGLQLLARLALVGQTDLEAVNGLPNEHNSSDHLPILACFRLCP; via the exons ATGTTTTCTCGACACCTGACCGCGTTTGGCTCTCACTGGTTACCTCCAACTCAGGCCCCATTGGGCGGCTGGAGGAACGTACATTTCCCCAGTTATCCATGTCGGCCGGGTGTGCCCCCTCCACCTCAACTCTCCCATCCCACCAGGCACCTCTCAGGGGCCTTCCAACCTCAAGATACCCATAACAACAACTGGGCAAGACTACAGTCAAAACAACACCTCCCACCAGGGTTCCCTTTTCACGGTTTTCCTCATCGACACTTCCACCTTGGACTGATGGAGTGCTCAGACAAGGAGCCTCCATACAAGCGGAGGAGGAGTTCAGAGGAGAGGGCACCAGGGGATAGATCCAAGGGCTCCCCCAAACGAGAGTACACACCAAGACAGGCTCGCAGTGCCACAACCAGCCCCAACTGCTGGTTCAAAGACGGGAAACCACCGCCTCCTGGGACAAGTCCGCCAAGACAGGCATTGG AGCTGAAAAGACAATGGGAGGACTTTTCACACTGCTATAAGTCCAGACCCCAGTCTGGTGGTGGGAGGCGAGATCCACCCTTTGAGTTCTCTGTGATGTCGTATAACATCCTCTCCCAGGACCTACTACATGACAATAACTACCTGTACAAACACTGTAGCTCCTCCATCCTCAACTGGAATCACAGGCTCTCCAACATCCTGAAAGAGCTGAAAGAGCACAACGCAGAT ATAATGTGTCTGCAGGAGGTTCAAGAGGACCACTATGAAAAACAgatcaaaccctctctagaagcATTAG GTTACCAGTGTGAGTacaagaggaggacaggcaggaAGCCTGACGGCTGTGCCGTGGTCTATAAGAAGGACCGCTTCTCCCTGCTGTCCAGTCACCCAGTGGAGTACTTCCGCCGGGGCATCCCCCTGCTAGACCGGGATAACGTGGGCCTGGTGCTGTTACTGCGCCCCACGGGATCCTCCAGGCCGGAGGACTGCGTTTGTGTGGCCAATACACACCTCCTGTACAACCCCCGGCGCGGGGACATTAAGCTGGCCCAGTTGGCCATGCTGCTGGCAGAGATCAGTACAGTGTCCCGCCTCTCTGACGGCAGCTCCTGTCCCATCATCCTCTGTGGGGACTTTAACTCTGTGCCCTGGTCTCCCCTGTACACCTTTGTTAGGGAGAGCAGGCTGGAGTACGACGGTATTCCCATAGGCAAG GTGTCAGGGCAGGAGGAGAATCCCAGAGGCCAGCGGATCCTGTCCGTGCCCATTTGGCCCCTTAGCCTGGGCGTCACCCAGCAGTGCCAGTATGCGACTGCCCCTACAG ATGTTGACAGGGGAATCACCAACCTGTCTGTGCAGGACTTTGCAGCACCACCTATGGCAGCTATGAACAG ACCCAGTATAGAGCACAGTCTGAGGCTGACGTCAGCTTACTCCCACTACCTGACAGGGGACAGCAGGCCTGAGATCACCACCTGTCACTCCAGGACAGCCATCACTGTGGACTACATCTTTTACTCTGCAGGAACTGGGGACATTTCCACTCAGCCAG AAGGTCCATTGCCAAGACAAGGGCTGCAGCTGCTGGCCAGACTGGCCCTGGTGGGACAGACAGACCTGGAGGCCGTCAACGGGCTGCCCAATGAGCACAACTCCTCCGACCACCTGCCCATACTGGCCTGCTTCCGCCTCTGCCCCTGA
- the angel2 gene encoding protein angel homolog 2 isoform X1 — MSRHQNLNHVYPNARQNQPMFSRHLTAFGSHWLPPTQAPLGGWRNVHFPSYPCRPGVPPPPQLSHPTRHLSGAFQPQDTHNNNWARLQSKQHLPPGFPFHGFPHRHFHLGLMECSDKEPPYKRRRSSEERAPGDRSKGSPKREYTPRQARSATTSPNCWFKDGKPPPPGTSPPRQALELKRQWEDFSHCYKSRPQSGGGRRDPPFEFSVMSYNILSQDLLHDNNYLYKHCSSSILNWNHRLSNILKELKEHNADIMCLQEVQEDHYEKQIKPSLEALGYQCEYKRRTGRKPDGCAVVYKKDRFSLLSSHPVEYFRRGIPLLDRDNVGLVLLLRPTGSSRPEDCVCVANTHLLYNPRRGDIKLAQLAMLLAEISTVSRLSDGSSCPIILCGDFNSVPWSPLYTFVRESRLEYDGIPIGKVSGQEENPRGQRILSVPIWPLSLGVTQQCQYATAPTDVDRGITNLSVQDFAAPPMAAMNRPSIEHSLRLTSAYSHYLTGDSRPEITTCHSRTAITVDYIFYSAGTGDISTQPEGPLPRQGLQLLARLALVGQTDLEAVNGLPNEHNSSDHLPILACFRLCP, encoded by the exons ATGTCTCGACATCAAAACCTAAACCATGTCTATCCAAACGCCCGACAAAA TCAACCCATGTTTTCTCGACACCTGACCGCGTTTGGCTCTCACTGGTTACCTCCAACTCAGGCCCCATTGGGCGGCTGGAGGAACGTACATTTCCCCAGTTATCCATGTCGGCCGGGTGTGCCCCCTCCACCTCAACTCTCCCATCCCACCAGGCACCTCTCAGGGGCCTTCCAACCTCAAGATACCCATAACAACAACTGGGCAAGACTACAGTCAAAACAACACCTCCCACCAGGGTTCCCTTTTCACGGTTTTCCTCATCGACACTTCCACCTTGGACTGATGGAGTGCTCAGACAAGGAGCCTCCATACAAGCGGAGGAGGAGTTCAGAGGAGAGGGCACCAGGGGATAGATCCAAGGGCTCCCCCAAACGAGAGTACACACCAAGACAGGCTCGCAGTGCCACAACCAGCCCCAACTGCTGGTTCAAAGACGGGAAACCACCGCCTCCTGGGACAAGTCCGCCAAGACAGGCATTGG AGCTGAAAAGACAATGGGAGGACTTTTCACACTGCTATAAGTCCAGACCCCAGTCTGGTGGTGGGAGGCGAGATCCACCCTTTGAGTTCTCTGTGATGTCGTATAACATCCTCTCCCAGGACCTACTACATGACAATAACTACCTGTACAAACACTGTAGCTCCTCCATCCTCAACTGGAATCACAGGCTCTCCAACATCCTGAAAGAGCTGAAAGAGCACAACGCAGAT ATAATGTGTCTGCAGGAGGTTCAAGAGGACCACTATGAAAAACAgatcaaaccctctctagaagcATTAG GTTACCAGTGTGAGTacaagaggaggacaggcaggaAGCCTGACGGCTGTGCCGTGGTCTATAAGAAGGACCGCTTCTCCCTGCTGTCCAGTCACCCAGTGGAGTACTTCCGCCGGGGCATCCCCCTGCTAGACCGGGATAACGTGGGCCTGGTGCTGTTACTGCGCCCCACGGGATCCTCCAGGCCGGAGGACTGCGTTTGTGTGGCCAATACACACCTCCTGTACAACCCCCGGCGCGGGGACATTAAGCTGGCCCAGTTGGCCATGCTGCTGGCAGAGATCAGTACAGTGTCCCGCCTCTCTGACGGCAGCTCCTGTCCCATCATCCTCTGTGGGGACTTTAACTCTGTGCCCTGGTCTCCCCTGTACACCTTTGTTAGGGAGAGCAGGCTGGAGTACGACGGTATTCCCATAGGCAAG GTGTCAGGGCAGGAGGAGAATCCCAGAGGCCAGCGGATCCTGTCCGTGCCCATTTGGCCCCTTAGCCTGGGCGTCACCCAGCAGTGCCAGTATGCGACTGCCCCTACAG ATGTTGACAGGGGAATCACCAACCTGTCTGTGCAGGACTTTGCAGCACCACCTATGGCAGCTATGAACAG ACCCAGTATAGAGCACAGTCTGAGGCTGACGTCAGCTTACTCCCACTACCTGACAGGGGACAGCAGGCCTGAGATCACCACCTGTCACTCCAGGACAGCCATCACTGTGGACTACATCTTTTACTCTGCAGGAACTGGGGACATTTCCACTCAGCCAG AAGGTCCATTGCCAAGACAAGGGCTGCAGCTGCTGGCCAGACTGGCCCTGGTGGGACAGACAGACCTGGAGGCCGTCAACGGGCTGCCCAATGAGCACAACTCCTCCGACCACCTGCCCATACTGGCCTGCTTCCGCCTCTGCCCCTGA